The following coding sequences lie in one Vibrio casei genomic window:
- a CDS encoding HlyD family secretion protein: METILILTYTAFCIAIFKIFRIPLNKWTVPTAVLGGVVLLGSIFLAMNYFQPFTQLGGQIYSTTPMVSNVRARVVSVEVEPNKLVKQGDVLVRLDDTPFKAIVVQKKAALAATKQNVLVLEAAYKQAAATSVQALAERDRSQREAVRYQKGYKRGAFTLQQVDDKQQTAKGAEAAYQAALSNENAAKAAYESQIDGVNTSVAEAQATLDQAQFNLDQTIVRAPTDGYVSQLALKPGVMAVPLPFKPILTFVSTQDPREFVGAFRQNSTLNIKPGNEADVIFRALPGKSFKAEVTDILPAIAESQIQATGTLLGTSALQTQGRIMVKFRLKDDISQYNLPMGTNVEIAVYSGNLEHVAIIRKILIRMKSWQNYVYFDH; the protein is encoded by the coding sequence ATGGAAACAATATTGATTCTAACCTATACCGCTTTTTGTATTGCGATTTTTAAAATTTTCCGTATTCCACTCAATAAATGGACCGTTCCTACAGCCGTTTTAGGCGGCGTTGTTTTATTAGGATCCATCTTTTTAGCGATGAACTATTTCCAACCTTTCACTCAACTTGGCGGTCAAATCTACAGCACTACGCCAATGGTTTCAAACGTTCGAGCTCGAGTAGTCTCTGTTGAAGTTGAACCCAATAAACTGGTGAAACAAGGTGATGTGTTAGTTCGGTTAGACGATACACCTTTTAAGGCGATTGTCGTTCAGAAAAAAGCCGCTCTTGCAGCAACCAAACAAAATGTTTTAGTACTTGAAGCAGCTTACAAACAAGCCGCGGCAACAAGTGTTCAAGCACTAGCAGAAAGAGATCGTTCTCAACGTGAAGCCGTTCGTTATCAGAAAGGTTACAAGCGTGGCGCCTTCACGTTGCAACAAGTAGATGACAAACAACAAACAGCAAAAGGCGCAGAAGCCGCTTACCAAGCCGCGCTTTCTAATGAAAATGCAGCCAAGGCAGCCTATGAATCTCAAATAGATGGAGTCAATACTTCTGTAGCAGAAGCACAAGCGACATTAGATCAAGCACAATTCAACCTTGATCAAACCATTGTTCGAGCTCCCACTGACGGTTATGTGTCTCAATTAGCGTTAAAACCAGGTGTCATGGCGGTTCCCCTTCCATTTAAGCCAATATTAACGTTTGTTAGCACTCAAGATCCACGTGAATTTGTTGGTGCATTCCGCCAAAACTCAACCTTAAATATCAAGCCGGGTAATGAGGCAGATGTTATCTTCCGTGCATTACCAGGTAAATCCTTTAAAGCTGAAGTGACGGATATTCTACCAGCTATTGCCGAGAGTCAAATTCAAGCTACTGGTACATTACTAGGAACCAGTGCCTTACAGACTCAAGGCCGGATCATGGTGAAATTCAGACTAAAAGATGATATTTCACAGTATAACCTTCCAATGGGAACCAATGTTGAAATTGCGGTTTATTCTGGAAATTTAGAACATGTTGCTATTATTCGAAAAATCCTCATTCGTATGAAAAGCTGGCAAAACTACGTGTATTTCGATCACTAG
- a CDS encoding DUF3302 domain-containing protein gives MTLDHVALGILIFVVLVIFYGIIVIHDIPYEISKKRNHPHQDAIHVAGWVSLFTLHVLWPFLWIWATLWRDDRGWGFNKLQAEQDDMHHQVDDLNKKIAQLQKQMAELTTTPSSQTTSKPNTQDNNTSGESN, from the coding sequence ATGACATTGGATCATGTAGCCCTAGGTATTCTCATCTTTGTAGTGTTGGTCATATTTTACGGTATTATCGTTATACATGATATCCCGTACGAAATATCCAAAAAACGCAATCATCCTCATCAAGATGCCATTCATGTAGCAGGTTGGGTAAGTCTGTTTACGTTACATGTTTTATGGCCATTTCTGTGGATATGGGCAACATTATGGCGCGATGACAGAGGGTGGGGATTTAATAAGCTCCAAGCAGAACAAGATGACATGCATCATCAAGTTGATGACCTCAATAAAAAAATAGCCCAACTACAGAAACAAATGGCAGAATTAACGACGACACCAAGCTCTCAAACGACATCAAAACCAAACACACAAGACAATAATACTAGTGGAGAATCAAACTAA
- a CDS encoding bile acid:sodium symporter family protein yields the protein MKFSVINILKKEWFLACMVVAIVLAALIPQVGQSDGILHLNKVTDIGIALVFFLHGIGLSPQALKNGVSNWKLHLFVQCATFVIYPMLWVIFGQGMLSIMPHALAFGFCFLFVLPSTISSSVAMTAIGKGNIPGAIFNASLSSILGIVITPLLIQLFMGFEGVQLDIMSSVMSISKMLLLPMIIGQVLRPLLLSTFEKHKNIVNKLDKYVILLIVFNAFSDSVSEGVWHSFSFEYVAMSVLICSVVLVSIVQLMVWTTKRLGFSHADEVAAVFCGSKKTLAAGIPMAKVIFGSDPRLGMILLPIMIYHPLQIFYCAVLANRYQKKAFAI from the coding sequence ATGAAATTCAGCGTGATTAATATACTAAAAAAGGAATGGTTTTTAGCTTGCATGGTTGTTGCCATAGTATTGGCTGCACTCATACCACAAGTTGGTCAAAGTGATGGTATTCTTCATTTAAATAAGGTGACTGATATTGGTATTGCTTTGGTTTTTTTTCTGCATGGAATTGGTTTATCTCCACAAGCTTTGAAAAATGGTGTAAGTAACTGGAAGCTTCATCTTTTTGTTCAGTGTGCGACATTTGTTATTTATCCTATGCTGTGGGTTATTTTTGGACAAGGTATGCTTTCTATCATGCCGCATGCTTTAGCATTTGGTTTTTGTTTTCTTTTCGTATTACCAAGTACTATTTCATCGTCGGTTGCCATGACTGCAATTGGTAAAGGAAATATACCGGGGGCAATCTTCAATGCTTCTCTTTCAAGTATCTTAGGCATTGTGATTACGCCCTTGTTGATACAACTATTCATGGGGTTTGAAGGCGTACAGCTTGATATTATGTCGTCGGTTATGTCGATATCGAAAATGTTATTGTTACCCATGATTATCGGACAAGTACTTAGACCGCTATTATTGTCTACTTTTGAAAAACATAAAAACATTGTGAATAAGCTCGATAAATACGTCATTTTATTGATTGTATTTAATGCATTCAGTGATTCTGTTTCTGAAGGTGTTTGGCATAGTTTTTCATTTGAGTATGTCGCGATGTCCGTCTTGATTTGTAGTGTTGTTTTGGTGTCAATTGTGCAATTGATGGTATGGACGACAAAGCGTTTAGGTTTTAGTCATGCCGATGAAGTTGCCGCCGTATTTTGTGGCAGTAAAAAAACACTCGCCGCCGGTATTCCAATGGCAAAAGTGATTTTTGGAAGTGATCCAAGATTGGGGATGATCTTATTACCCATTATGATTTATCACCCATTACAAATTTTTTACTGCGCTGTCTTGGCAAATCGATACCAAAAGAAAGCATTTGCGATTTAA
- a CDS encoding mechanosensitive ion channel domain-containing protein has protein sequence MFNFPQEWIVFTQDYYKWLITAVLLIFYPMLRRIPAKIFLRSMKSGISPHRKQRARLLLNTLTSIVLICILLMIWGIELRGLLVVGSSMFALLGVALFAGWSILSNLTSFLILFTQNDCRIGRWVRVVDGANFIEGEIIEMSFMTVQMRNMEGDSVLYPNNLFITRPVIVLKNPPLPKTEEQTTGIDDVKSESQPEQTAIPPEIKKTR, from the coding sequence ATGTTTAATTTTCCGCAAGAGTGGATTGTTTTTACTCAAGATTATTATAAGTGGTTAATCACAGCTGTATTATTGATCTTTTATCCTATGCTACGTCGTATACCGGCGAAAATATTTCTACGTAGTATGAAATCCGGCATCAGTCCACACCGTAAGCAACGAGCTCGTTTGCTGCTAAATACTCTGACCTCAATTGTTCTTATTTGTATCTTGTTGATGATATGGGGCATAGAGTTGCGTGGATTGTTGGTGGTGGGATCATCAATGTTTGCTTTATTGGGAGTCGCATTATTTGCGGGTTGGTCTATTTTGAGCAATTTAACCAGCTTTTTAATCCTATTTACTCAAAATGATTGCCGAATTGGGCGTTGGGTGAGAGTGGTTGATGGTGCTAACTTCATTGAAGGTGAAATCATAGAAATGTCATTCATGACAGTACAAATGCGTAATATGGAAGGGGATTCTGTTTTGTATCCTAATAACTTATTTATTACTCGTCCTGTGATTGTTTTGAAGAATCCGCCATTACCTAAAACTGAAGAGCAGACAACAGGAATAGATGACGTGAAATCAGAATCTCAACCGGAACAAACCGCTATTCCACCAGAGATAAAAAAGACTCGCTAG
- a CDS encoding acetate uptake transporter, translated as MSTNPANPAPLGLMAFGMTTILLNLHNIGLFPLSTVILAMGIFYGGIAQVIAGIMEYKNGNTFGTTAFTSYGMFWLSLVGLILMPSMGLGEATSAYFLASYLTIWGIFTGLMFIATLARYPVAKQVVFGSLTVLFFLLAAGDFTGNSTIGHIAGIVGLFCGSSAVYLAMATVINHEFGRTVLPIGEKKVVASVEELKAAA; from the coding sequence ATCTCTACAAACCCAGCAAACCCAGCCCCACTAGGCCTAATGGCTTTTGGTATGACCACTATTCTTTTAAATCTACACAATATAGGTTTATTTCCATTAAGCACGGTTATTCTTGCTATGGGGATCTTTTACGGTGGTATCGCTCAAGTGATCGCCGGTATCATGGAATACAAAAATGGTAATACATTTGGTACTACCGCATTTACTTCTTATGGTATGTTTTGGTTATCTTTAGTGGGTTTAATCCTAATGCCAAGTATGGGTTTAGGTGAAGCCACTTCAGCTTACTTTTTAGCATCTTACTTGACGATTTGGGGTATATTTACTGGTTTAATGTTCATTGCCACATTGGCTCGTTATCCGGTTGCGAAGCAAGTTGTATTTGGTAGCTTAACTGTATTGTTCTTCCTACTTGCGGCAGGTGATTTTACTGGAAATTCAACAATTGGTCACATTGCCGGTATCGTTGGTTTGTTCTGTGGTTCAAGTGCGGTTTACCTTGCAATGGCAACTGTGATTAATCATGAATTTGGCCGCACAGTATTGCCTATTGGTGAGAAAAAAGTAGTGGCTTCAGTAGAAGAATTGAAAGCAGCAGCATAA
- the ribB gene encoding 3,4-dihydroxy-2-butanone-4-phosphate synthase, giving the protein MNQKQPSLLADFGNPIERVEAALLALQQGQGVLVLDDEDRENEGDMIYSAETLTDVQMALMIREGSGIVCLCLSDEQANQLELPPMVIDNNSQNQTAFTVSIEAKQGVTTGVSAADRVTTIKTAIFADAKPSDLARPGHVFPLRARKGGVLTRRGHTEGTTDLMQLAGLNPAGVLCEVTNPDGTMARAEEIVTFGKVHNMPVLTIEDIVQYRESLMKKQA; this is encoded by the coding sequence ATGAATCAGAAACAACCTTCTTTACTTGCTGATTTTGGCAATCCAATTGAACGTGTTGAAGCTGCATTGCTTGCTTTACAACAAGGACAAGGTGTACTTGTGCTTGATGATGAAGATCGCGAAAATGAAGGCGATATGATTTATTCTGCCGAAACATTAACAGATGTCCAAATGGCATTAATGATCCGCGAAGGCAGTGGCATTGTGTGTTTATGTCTAAGTGATGAGCAAGCCAATCAACTCGAACTGCCACCAATGGTCATCGACAATAATAGCCAAAATCAAACGGCCTTTACTGTTTCCATTGAAGCAAAACAAGGTGTCACGACTGGGGTTTCAGCTGCCGACCGAGTGACGACGATTAAAACAGCTATCTTTGCCGATGCAAAACCAAGCGACCTTGCACGTCCAGGGCATGTATTTCCATTGCGCGCCCGTAAAGGTGGGGTTTTAACCCGTCGTGGGCATACCGAAGGGACTACCGATCTTATGCAGCTTGCTGGACTAAATCCAGCAGGAGTATTGTGTGAAGTGACTAACCCAGATGGTACTATGGCAAGAGCAGAAGAAATAGTAACTTTTGGTAAGGTTCATAATATGCCAGTATTAACGATTGAAGATATTGTTCAATACCGTGAATCGCTAATGAAAAAACAAGCGTAG